In one Campylobacter insulaenigrae NCTC 12927 genomic region, the following are encoded:
- the ybeY gene encoding rRNA maturation RNase YbeY, producing MIFCEEKIDISFLEKIATNMSCADVELVFVDKTMMRRINLEQRKIDKSTDVLSFPLEKNFQNLLGSIVINLDEVKSKAFKFRHSENEEMALLFIHGMLHLLGYDHEVDQGEMREKEKEWIDFFNLPQSLIVRTQKGE from the coding sequence ATGATTTTTTGCGAAGAAAAAATCGATATTTCTTTTCTTGAAAAAATCGCTACAAATATGAGTTGTGCTGATGTGGAACTTGTTTTTGTAGATAAAACAATGATGCGTAGGATTAATCTTGAGCAAAGAAAAATAGATAAAAGTACTGATGTATTATCTTTTCCTTTGGAAAAAAATTTTCAAAATTTACTAGGCTCTATAGTAATTAATCTTGATGAAGTTAAAAGTAAAGCTTTTAAATTTAGACATTCTGAAAATGAAGAAATGGCATTGTTGTTCATTCATGGTATGCTTCATTTATTAGGTTATGATCATGAAGTAGATCAAGGAGAAATGAGAGAAAAAGAAAAAGAATGGATTGATTTTTTTAATCTTCCACAAAGTCTTATTGTCAGAACACAAAAAGGGGAATAA